Proteins encoded within one genomic window of Mycolicibacterium monacense:
- a CDS encoding dipeptidase: MSDVVARVQEVLPSVRSDLEDLVRIESVWADPARRDEVQRSARAVADLLGAAGFDDVSIVAEGGAPAVIARHPAPPGAPTVLLYAHHDVQPEGDPGQWSSPPFEPTERDGRLYGRGTADDKAGIATHLAAFRAFDGKPPVGVTVFVEGEEESGSPSLANLLAAHKESLAADVIVIADSDNWSTDRPALTVSLRGLADCVVEVATLDHGLHSGLWGGVVPDALTVLVRLLASLHDDDGNVAVAGLHEGSAADVDRGPDWVREESGLLPGVSEIGSGSVVQRLWAKPAITVIGIDTTPIDKSSNTLIPRARAKISMRVAPGGDAKAHLDALTRHLEAHVPWGARLTVTPGDTGQPYAIDAAGPVYDAARAAFTQAWGATPVDMGMGGSIPFIAEFAAAFPQATILVTGVEDPGTQAHSVNESLHLGVLERAATAEALLLEKLGAS, encoded by the coding sequence ATGAGCGACGTGGTGGCCCGGGTGCAGGAAGTCCTACCGTCGGTCCGGTCCGACCTCGAGGATCTGGTCCGCATCGAGTCGGTGTGGGCCGATCCGGCGCGCCGTGACGAGGTGCAGCGCAGCGCGCGGGCGGTGGCAGATCTCCTCGGGGCGGCCGGTTTCGACGACGTCAGCATCGTCGCCGAGGGCGGCGCGCCTGCGGTGATCGCCCGGCACCCGGCGCCGCCCGGTGCACCGACGGTGCTGCTCTACGCCCATCACGACGTACAGCCGGAGGGTGACCCCGGCCAGTGGTCGTCGCCCCCGTTCGAACCCACCGAGCGCGACGGACGGCTGTACGGCCGCGGCACCGCCGACGACAAGGCCGGCATCGCCACCCACCTGGCGGCGTTCCGCGCCTTCGACGGCAAGCCACCGGTCGGGGTGACGGTGTTCGTCGAGGGCGAGGAGGAGTCGGGTTCCCCGTCGCTGGCGAATCTGCTTGCCGCGCACAAGGAGTCGCTGGCTGCCGATGTCATCGTGATCGCCGACTCCGACAACTGGAGCACCGACCGGCCCGCGCTGACCGTCTCGCTGCGCGGTCTTGCCGACTGCGTCGTCGAGGTCGCCACCCTCGATCACGGTCTGCACTCGGGCCTGTGGGGCGGTGTGGTGCCCGACGCCCTGACCGTGCTGGTGCGGTTGTTGGCGAGCCTGCACGACGACGACGGGAATGTGGCGGTTGCCGGCCTACACGAGGGCTCTGCTGCGGATGTCGACCGCGGTCCGGACTGGGTGCGCGAAGAGTCCGGACTGCTACCCGGTGTGTCCGAGATCGGTTCGGGCTCAGTGGTGCAACGGCTGTGGGCCAAGCCGGCGATCACCGTCATCGGCATCGACACCACGCCGATCGACAAGTCGTCGAACACGCTGATCCCGCGGGCGCGGGCCAAGATCAGCATGCGGGTGGCGCCGGGCGGTGACGCGAAGGCACACCTCGACGCGCTGACCCGCCACCTCGAAGCGCACGTCCCCTGGGGTGCTCGGCTCACCGTGACGCCGGGGGACACCGGCCAGCCGTACGCGATCGACGCGGCCGGCCCGGTCTACGACGCCGCCCGTGCGGCGTTCACCCAGGCGTGGGGCGCCACACCGGTGGACATGGGCATGGGCGGGTCGATCCCGTTCATCGCCGAGTTCGCCGCCGCGTTCCCGCAGGCGACGATCCTGGTGACCGGTGTCGAGGATCCGGGAACCCAGGCGCACAGCGTGAACGAGAGCCTGCACCTCGGTGTGCTCGAGCGGGCGGCCACCGCCGAGGCGCTGCTGCTGGAGAAACTCGGCGCCAGTTAG
- the acpS gene encoding holo-ACP synthase AcpS encodes MAIVGVGIDLVSIPDFAEQVDRPGTVFAETFTPGERRDAADKSSSAARHLAARWAAKEAVIKAWSGSRFAKRPALPEGIHRDIEVVTDMWGRPKVRLTGDIAEHLREATIHVSLTHEGDTAAAVAVIEEP; translated from the coding sequence GTGGCGATAGTGGGAGTGGGCATCGATCTGGTATCCATTCCGGATTTCGCCGAGCAGGTGGACCGTCCCGGCACGGTGTTCGCCGAGACGTTCACCCCGGGTGAGCGCCGCGACGCCGCCGACAAGAGTTCGTCGGCGGCGCGGCATCTCGCCGCGCGGTGGGCCGCCAAGGAAGCCGTCATCAAGGCGTGGTCGGGTTCGCGGTTCGCCAAACGGCCCGCGCTGCCGGAAGGCATCCATCGCGACATCGAGGTGGTCACCGACATGTGGGGGCGGCCGAAGGTGCGGCTCACCGGGGACATCGCCGAACACCTGCGGGAGGCGACGATTCACGTGTCGCTGACCCACGAAGGGGATACGGCGGCGGCCGTCGCCGTCATCGAGGAGCCCTGA
- a CDS encoding formate/nitrite transporter family protein: MSGTSQRQLGESDSPIEDALEHAFRRMVDEGTQRLHRSWREVLVTGFFGGTEIAIGVLAYLYVLHETQNSLLAGLAFSIGFLALLLGRSELFTEGFLVPVTTVAAKRASVAQLFKLWGGTLAANLIGGWVLMLLIMTAFPQLHEQTIESAGHFATAPLSAKTFALALLGGMVITLMTRMQHGTDSVLGKIAAAVAGAFMLAGLQMFHSILDSLLIFGAFIAGDAPFGYLDWLRWFGYTLVGNIVGGLGLVTLLRLLRSKDRLQEERRDAETD; encoded by the coding sequence GTGAGTGGAACCAGCCAGCGTCAGCTGGGGGAGTCCGACAGCCCGATCGAGGATGCCCTCGAACACGCCTTCCGCCGGATGGTGGACGAGGGCACCCAGCGGCTGCACCGGAGTTGGCGCGAAGTGCTGGTCACCGGATTCTTCGGTGGCACCGAGATCGCCATCGGTGTGCTGGCCTACCTGTACGTGCTGCACGAGACGCAGAATTCGCTGCTGGCGGGGTTGGCGTTCTCGATCGGATTCCTCGCCCTACTGCTTGGACGCAGCGAACTGTTCACCGAGGGCTTCCTGGTGCCCGTCACCACCGTGGCGGCCAAACGCGCCAGCGTCGCTCAGCTGTTCAAGCTGTGGGGCGGCACGCTGGCGGCCAACCTGATCGGCGGTTGGGTGCTGATGCTCCTGATCATGACGGCGTTCCCCCAATTGCACGAGCAGACCATCGAATCGGCCGGCCACTTCGCCACCGCACCGCTGTCGGCGAAGACCTTCGCCCTCGCGCTGCTCGGCGGCATGGTCATCACGCTGATGACGCGGATGCAGCACGGCACCGATTCGGTGCTGGGCAAGATCGCCGCGGCCGTCGCCGGTGCGTTCATGCTCGCCGGGCTGCAGATGTTCCACTCGATACTGGACTCGCTGTTGATCTTCGGCGCGTTCATCGCCGGTGACGCGCCGTTCGGATATCTCGACTGGCTGCGGTGGTTCGGCTACACGCTGGTCGGCAACATCGTCGGCGGGCTGGGCCTGGTGACGCTGCTGCGCCTGCTCCGCAGCAAGGACCGGCTGCAGGAGGAGCGCCGGGACGCGGAGACCGACTGA